One region of Cyanobium sp. M30B3 genomic DNA includes:
- a CDS encoding PCP reductase family protein, protein MNWTEAAQARLKEIPFFVRPAVRRRIESLAVEASLQTIDEAFYEQAKARFGQK, encoded by the coding sequence ATGAACTGGACAGAGGCTGCCCAGGCCCGTCTCAAGGAGATTCCCTTTTTCGTGCGACCGGCCGTGCGCCGACGCATCGAGAGCCTGGCCGTGGAAGCCAGTCTGCAGACCATCGACGAGGCCTTCTACGAGCAGGCCAAGGCCCGGTTCGGGCAGAAGTAG
- the coaBC gene encoding bifunctional phosphopantothenoylcysteine decarboxylase/phosphopantothenate--cysteine ligase CoaBC: MRTEPTPASAKPADPLAGRRILVGICGSIAAVKLPLVVSALAQRGAQVRCVLTPSAARLVSAEALACLSRHPCHLDADQWSPQAPRPLHVELAEWAELVLLAPLSATSLARWVHGLGDSLLASTLLACEAPVLAAAAMNTSMWSAPAVRANWRELQRWPGVLPLGPAAGVLACDRQGDGRMAEPELLLLALESLALWGCQRDWQGRHLLVSAGPTREWLDPARCLTNPSTGRMGVLLAQAARLRGAEVTLVHGPLAVPSAWLEGLACWPVTSAAEMERALGQAQPAASAIAMAAAVADHRRAHPLAEKLTKTELEASLAGGWEPVPDLLAGLVHTREPGQVILGFAAQSGDVLSQARAKWGRKGCDLLFANPIDQPGAGFASESNQGWLLGPGEQVQRLESAGKLALAHRLLSAVGALLRPPADAQPDRPPGADP, translated from the coding sequence ATGCGCACTGAGCCAACCCCGGCCAGCGCCAAGCCCGCCGATCCCCTGGCCGGGCGGCGGATCCTCGTGGGCATCTGCGGCAGCATCGCCGCGGTGAAGCTGCCGCTGGTGGTGAGTGCCCTGGCCCAGCGCGGGGCCCAGGTGCGCTGTGTGCTCACCCCCAGCGCGGCCCGGCTGGTGAGTGCCGAGGCCCTGGCCTGCCTCAGCCGCCACCCCTGCCATCTGGACGCCGACCAGTGGAGTCCCCAGGCGCCCCGGCCCCTGCATGTGGAGCTGGCCGAGTGGGCGGAGCTGGTGCTGCTGGCTCCCCTCAGCGCCACCAGCCTGGCCCGCTGGGTGCATGGCCTGGGCGACAGCCTGCTGGCCAGCACCCTGCTGGCCTGTGAGGCCCCGGTGCTGGCGGCGGCGGCGATGAATACCAGCATGTGGTCGGCCCCGGCTGTGCGGGCGAACTGGCGAGAGCTGCAGCGCTGGCCGGGGGTGCTGCCCCTGGGGCCGGCGGCCGGAGTGCTGGCCTGTGATCGCCAGGGGGATGGCCGCATGGCAGAGCCGGAGCTGCTGCTGCTGGCCCTGGAGAGCCTGGCCCTCTGGGGCTGTCAGCGCGACTGGCAGGGCCGGCACCTGCTGGTGAGTGCCGGCCCCACCCGCGAATGGCTCGATCCCGCCCGCTGCCTCACCAACCCCAGCACCGGGCGGATGGGGGTGCTGCTGGCCCAGGCCGCGCGCCTGCGGGGGGCCGAGGTCACCCTGGTGCATGGCCCCCTCGCCGTTCCCTCCGCCTGGTTGGAGGGGCTGGCCTGCTGGCCGGTCACCAGCGCCGCCGAGATGGAGCGGGCCCTGGGCCAGGCCCAGCCCGCGGCCTCGGCGATCGCCATGGCGGCCGCCGTGGCCGACCACCGCCGCGCCCATCCCCTGGCCGAGAAGCTCACCAAGACGGAACTGGAGGCCAGCCTCGCCGGCGGCTGGGAGCCGGTGCCGGATCTGCTGGCGGGACTGGTGCACACCCGGGAGCCCGGCCAGGTGATTCTCGGTTTTGCGGCCCAGTCGGGCGACGTGCTCAGCCAGGCCCGCGCCAAGTGGGGGCGCAAGGGCTGCGACCTGCTGTTCGCCAATCCGATCGACCAGCCCGGCGCGGGCTTTGCCAGCGAGAGCAACCAGGGCTGGCTGTTGGGCCCGGGCGAGCAGGTGCAGCGGCTGGAGTCCGCCGGCAAGCTGGCGCTGGCACACCGTCTCCTGTCGGCTGTGGGGGCGCTGCTCAGGCCGCCAGCGGATGCTCAGCCTGATCGTCCCCCTGGAGCAGATCCATGA
- a CDS encoding DUF2555 domain-containing protein translates to MSVSITPDQLAAFDEASTAELARRLDEDDYPSPFDGLADWHLMRALAIHRPELARPYLHLVDQEPFDED, encoded by the coding sequence ATGTCCGTGTCCATCACCCCGGATCAGCTGGCCGCCTTTGACGAGGCCAGCACCGCCGAGCTGGCCCGCCGGCTGGATGAGGACGACTACCCCAGCCCCTTCGACGGCCTGGCCGACTGGCACCTGATGCGGGCCCTGGCGATCCACCGTCCCGAATTGGCCAGGCCCTACCTCCATCTGGTGGACCAGGAACCCTTCGATGAAGACTGA
- a CDS encoding fatty acid desaturase yields MSQASVAAPSRSVPREFLDPPGPWNPTVGLFLIGYGLAGLTIWGWFVAQWPLPVLLLTGFLALHLEGTVIHDACHNAAHPNRFWNAFMGHGAALLLGFSFPVFTRVHLQHHAHVNDPKNDPDHIVSTFGPLWLIAPRFFYHEVFFFRRRLWRRYELLEWGIARGVFIAIVIAAARYEFLPFVFNCWFAPALMVGVTLGLFFDYLPHRPFQSRNRWHNARVYPGRLMNLLIMGQNYHLVHHLWPSIPWFEYQPAYHATKHLLDAKGSPQRLGLFESRSDGFNFLYDILLGVRSHKKRRSKLRPLAALMPSRPARRRVLHLLHRTAVSPQR; encoded by the coding sequence ATGTCTCAGGCTTCGGTTGCAGCCCCATCCCGCTCGGTGCCCCGGGAGTTCCTCGATCCCCCAGGGCCCTGGAACCCCACGGTGGGGCTGTTCCTGATCGGCTACGGCCTGGCCGGCCTCACCATCTGGGGCTGGTTCGTGGCCCAGTGGCCCCTGCCGGTGCTGCTGCTCACCGGGTTCCTGGCGCTCCATCTGGAGGGCACGGTGATCCACGACGCCTGCCACAACGCCGCCCACCCCAACCGCTTCTGGAACGCCTTCATGGGCCATGGGGCAGCTCTTTTGCTGGGCTTCTCCTTCCCGGTGTTCACCCGGGTGCATCTGCAACACCACGCCCATGTGAACGATCCGAAGAACGATCCTGATCACATCGTGAGCACCTTCGGCCCTCTCTGGCTGATCGCACCTCGCTTTTTTTATCACGAGGTTTTCTTCTTCCGCCGCCGCCTCTGGCGCCGCTATGAGCTATTGGAGTGGGGGATTGCCCGCGGTGTATTCATTGCCATCGTGATTGCTGCGGCGCGCTATGAATTTCTGCCGTTTGTGTTCAACTGTTGGTTTGCCCCGGCCCTGATGGTGGGTGTGACCCTGGGCCTGTTCTTCGACTATCTGCCCCACCGCCCCTTCCAGTCACGCAACCGCTGGCACAACGCCCGGGTGTATCCCGGCCGCTTGATGAACCTGCTGATCATGGGTCAGAACTATCACCTGGTGCACCATCTCTGGCCCTCCATCCCCTGGTTTGAGTACCAGCCCGCCTACCACGCCACCAAGCATCTCCTCGATGCCAAGGGATCTCCGCAGCGGCTGGGATTGTTTGAATCCCGCAGCGATGGTTTCAACTTCCTCTACGACATCCTGCTGGGGGTGCGCAGCCACAAGAAGCGTCGCAGCAAACTGCGGCCTCTGGCTGCCCTGATGCCGTCCCGCCCAGCCCGCCGCCGGGTGTTGCACCTGCTGCACCGCACGGCGGTCTCGCCCCAGCGCTGA
- a CDS encoding DNA-3-methyladenine glycosylase: MPCQRRRCALGHGRTPPALPRSFFRRPAEQVAPELIGCLLVKRQTTGELLWGVIVETEAYSQEEPACHGYRRRSPSNETLFGEPGRFYVYVSYGIHHCVNVVTDRAGWANGVLLRAAALPGEDGRVAAGPALLARRFGIDRGADGRPADPAQGLWLAPRPEHLAGLGPGDLVQTSRIGISRGQELPWRWYLRASRSVSRRARGDRQPAAPEGAWGSPSH, translated from the coding sequence ATGCCTTGTCAGCGGCGGCGTTGCGCCTTGGGTCACGGCCGGACACCACCCGCCCTCCCCCGCAGCTTTTTCCGCCGGCCCGCCGAGCAGGTCGCCCCCGAGCTGATCGGCTGCCTGCTGGTGAAACGCCAAACCACTGGCGAGCTGCTCTGGGGGGTGATTGTGGAGACGGAGGCGTATTCCCAGGAGGAGCCCGCCTGCCACGGCTATCGCCGCCGCTCCCCCAGCAACGAAACGCTGTTTGGCGAGCCAGGGCGGTTTTATGTTTATGTGAGTTACGGCATTCACCACTGCGTGAATGTGGTGACCGATCGCGCCGGGTGGGCCAACGGCGTGTTGCTGCGGGCCGCAGCACTGCCCGGCGAGGATGGACGGGTGGCGGCCGGCCCGGCGCTGCTGGCGCGGCGCTTCGGCATCGATCGCGGCGCTGACGGCCGGCCAGCCGATCCCGCACAGGGGCTCTGGCTGGCGCCACGCCCGGAACACCTCGCCGGCCTCGGCCCCGGCGATCTGGTCCAGACCAGCCGCATCGGCATCAGCCGGGGCCAGGAGCTGCCCTGGCGCTGGTACCTGCGGGCCAGCCGCAGTGTGAGCCGCCGGGCCCGGGGCGACCGCCAGCCGGCGGCCCCCGAGGGTGCCTGGGGCAGCCCCTCCCACTAG
- a CDS encoding DUF565 domain-containing protein: MTSSLERSARHRPPFQQTRFQRQLVNAGDQLVLWAGNPWRRWSLQLIILLLSFSLGGVVASISGQIGQIDPVGALLCVLTMEWAVRARGPLRRRQGDRLPLQLLDMARIGLLYGLLLDGFKLL, encoded by the coding sequence ATGACCTCCAGCCTGGAGCGCTCCGCCCGGCACCGGCCTCCCTTCCAGCAGACCCGCTTCCAGCGACAGCTGGTGAACGCCGGCGACCAGCTGGTGCTCTGGGCAGGCAATCCCTGGCGACGCTGGTCTCTGCAGCTGATCATCCTGCTGCTGAGCTTTTCTCTGGGCGGCGTGGTGGCCTCCATTTCCGGCCAGATCGGCCAGATCGATCCGGTGGGGGCCCTGCTGTGCGTGCTCACGATGGAGTGGGCCGTGCGGGCCCGGGGGCCACTGCGCCGGCGCCAGGGCGACCGGCTGCCGCTGCAGCTGCTGGACATGGCCCGGATCGGCCTGCTCTATGGCCTGTTGCTGGATGGCTTCAAGCTGCTGTGA
- a CDS encoding photosystem II manganese-stabilizing polypeptide: MRFRPLLALVLALCLTLVTACSGGAKAVDRSQLTYDDIHNTGLANDCPTLPDSARGSIALTPGGQYQLREICMHPAEVSVKGEPANKRQEAQFVAGKILTRFTTSLDQVSGGLAVTSDGLQFKEEGGIDFQIITVLLPGGEEVPFTFSSKELNATAEGAAISTSTDFKGSYRVPSYRTSNFLDPKGRGLTTGVEYTQGLIGLGADSEGLERENIKRYVDGTGEMEISITKVDASTGEFAGVFTAIQPSDTDMGSKDPLDVKITGQVYGRLEQA, encoded by the coding sequence ATGCGTTTTCGTCCTCTGCTGGCCCTCGTGCTGGCGCTGTGTCTGACCCTGGTGACCGCCTGCAGCGGTGGGGCCAAGGCCGTGGATCGCTCCCAGCTCACCTACGACGACATCCACAACACCGGCCTGGCCAACGACTGCCCCACCCTCCCGGATTCCGCCCGCGGCTCGATTGCCCTCACGCCCGGCGGCCAGTACCAGCTGCGGGAGATCTGCATGCATCCCGCCGAGGTGTCTGTGAAGGGTGAGCCGGCGAACAAGCGCCAGGAAGCCCAGTTCGTGGCCGGCAAGATCCTCACCCGCTTCACCACCAGCCTCGACCAGGTCTCTGGCGGTCTGGCCGTGACCTCCGACGGCCTCCAGTTCAAGGAGGAAGGCGGCATCGACTTCCAGATCATCACCGTGCTGCTGCCAGGCGGGGAGGAGGTGCCCTTCACCTTCTCCAGCAAGGAGCTCAATGCCACCGCAGAGGGGGCGGCGATCAGCACCAGCACTGATTTCAAGGGCAGCTATCGGGTTCCCAGCTACCGCACCTCCAACTTCCTCGATCCCAAAGGTCGCGGTCTGACCACCGGTGTGGAGTACACCCAGGGATTGATCGGTCTTGGCGCCGACAGCGAAGGCCTGGAGCGCGAGAACATCAAGCGCTATGTGGACGGCACCGGCGAGATGGAGATCTCAATCACCAAGGTCGACGCCAGCACCGGTGAGTTTGCCGGCGTGTTCACCGCCATCCAGCCCTCCGACACCGACATGGGCTCCAAGGACCCCCTGGACGTGAAGATCACCGGCCAGGTGTATGGCCGTCTGGAGCAGGCCTGA
- the sat gene encoding sulfate adenylyltransferase: protein MTAVETSLETIHAGLIAPHGGTLVDLMVPVAEREAVKASADRRVECSHRNACDVELLVVGGFSPLRGFMHQEDYDAVVAGNRTSSGLLFGLPIVFDSDDDTIGIGERLLLTYRGQELAVLTVESKWEPDKAREAQGCYGTTSIEHPAVRMISGERGRFYLGGSVQGLELPQRVFPCKTPAEVRSSLPAGESVVAFQCRNPIHRAHYELFTRALHADNVSENGVVLVHPTCGPTQEDDIAGEVRFQTYERLAEEVANPRIRWAYLPYSMHMAGPREALQHMIIRKNYGCTHFIIGRDMAGCKSSLSGDDFYGPYQAQDFARDNATELGMETVPSLNLVFTEEEGYVTAEHAEARGLHVKKLSGTQFRQMLRGGEEIPEWFAFRSVVEVLRAAA, encoded by the coding sequence ATGACCGCTGTGGAAACCAGCCTTGAGACCATCCATGCCGGGCTGATTGCTCCCCATGGCGGCACCCTGGTGGACCTGATGGTGCCGGTGGCGGAGCGGGAGGCTGTGAAGGCCAGTGCCGATCGGCGCGTCGAGTGCAGCCACCGCAACGCCTGTGATGTGGAGCTGCTGGTGGTGGGCGGCTTCTCGCCCCTGCGCGGCTTCATGCACCAGGAGGACTATGACGCCGTCGTCGCCGGCAACCGCACCAGCAGCGGCCTGCTGTTCGGCCTGCCGATCGTGTTCGACAGCGACGACGACACGATCGGCATCGGTGAACGGCTGCTGCTCACCTACCGGGGCCAGGAGCTGGCGGTGCTCACGGTGGAGAGCAAGTGGGAGCCGGACAAGGCCCGTGAAGCCCAGGGCTGCTACGGCACCACCTCGATCGAACATCCCGCCGTGCGCATGATCAGCGGCGAGCGTGGCCGCTTTTATCTCGGTGGCAGCGTGCAGGGGCTGGAGCTGCCCCAGCGGGTGTTCCCCTGCAAGACGCCGGCGGAGGTGCGCTCCAGCCTGCCGGCCGGGGAGAGCGTGGTGGCCTTCCAGTGCCGCAACCCGATCCACCGGGCCCACTACGAACTGTTCACCCGCGCCCTCCACGCCGACAATGTGAGTGAGAACGGGGTGGTGCTGGTGCATCCCACCTGCGGCCCCACCCAGGAGGACGACATCGCCGGCGAAGTGCGCTTCCAGACGTATGAACGGCTGGCCGAGGAGGTGGCCAATCCGCGCATCCGCTGGGCCTACCTGCCCTATTCGATGCACATGGCCGGCCCGCGCGAGGCCCTGCAGCACATGATCATCCGCAAGAATTACGGCTGCACCCACTTCATCATTGGCCGCGACATGGCCGGCTGCAAGAGCTCCCTCAGCGGCGACGACTTCTACGGCCCCTATCAGGCCCAGGACTTCGCCCGCGACAACGCTACCGAGCTGGGCATGGAGACGGTGCCCTCCCTGAATCTGGTGTTCACCGAAGAGGAGGGCTACGTCACCGCCGAGCATGCCGAGGCCCGCGGCCTGCATGTGAAGAAGCTCAGCGGCACCCAGTTCCGCCAGATGCTCCGTGGCGGCGAGGAGATCCCCGAGTGGTTCGCCTTCCGTAGTGTGGTGGAGGTGCTGCGCGCCGCCGCCTGA
- a CDS encoding creatininase family protein, translated as MACDTEAIRLQLRSWPEVEDYLSHCKGVIVPLGSTEQHGPTGAIGTDALTAEAVALEVGRRSGVLVTPAQAFGMAEHHLGFAGTISLQPATLLAVVHDLVLSLAGHGFERVFFINGHGGNIATTKAAFAQAYASAAIRGLPQAGRLRCRLANWFMAGAAMNLARELYGDREGHHATPSEIAVTLHLEPSLLAKQRPLPEPAPAGPIHGPADFRRRHPDGRMGSDPYLAQPDHGARFLDVAATALSQDLQRFLAEDADGPA; from the coding sequence ATGGCCTGCGACACCGAAGCGATCCGCCTGCAGCTGCGCAGCTGGCCTGAGGTGGAGGACTACCTCAGCCACTGCAAGGGGGTGATCGTGCCCCTGGGTTCCACGGAACAGCACGGGCCCACCGGCGCCATCGGCACCGACGCCCTCACCGCCGAGGCCGTGGCCCTGGAGGTGGGTCGCCGCAGCGGTGTGCTGGTGACCCCCGCCCAGGCCTTCGGCATGGCGGAGCACCACCTGGGTTTCGCCGGCACGATCAGCCTGCAGCCGGCCACCCTGCTGGCGGTGGTGCACGACCTGGTGCTGTCCCTGGCAGGCCATGGCTTCGAGCGGGTCTTCTTCATCAACGGCCATGGCGGCAACATCGCCACCACCAAGGCCGCCTTTGCCCAGGCCTACGCCAGCGCCGCCATCCGCGGGCTGCCCCAGGCGGGTCGGCTGCGCTGCCGCCTGGCCAACTGGTTCATGGCCGGGGCAGCGATGAACCTGGCCCGCGAGCTCTATGGCGATCGGGAAGGGCACCACGCCACCCCCAGTGAAATCGCCGTCACCCTGCACCTCGAACCAAGCCTGCTGGCCAAGCAGCGTCCCCTGCCCGAACCGGCACCCGCCGGCCCGATCCACGGCCCGGCGGACTTCCGCCGCCGCCACCCCGATGGTCGGATGGGCTCCGACCCCTATCTGGCCCAGCCAGACCATGGCGCCCGCTTCCTGGACGTGGCCGCCACGGCGCTCAGCCAGGATCTGCAGCGCTTCCTGGCCGAGGATGCCGACGGGCCGGCCTGA
- a CDS encoding aspartate carbamoyltransferase catalytic subunit: MSNWSHRHVIDLAAFSLADFATVLELAQRFRVMPTAGARKLPALQGRLMTSLFFEPSTRTRSSFELAAKRLSADVQNFAPSSSSLSKGESLLDTARTYVAMGAELLVVRHRCAGVPQSLAEQLDAAGERVAVLNAGDGLHSHPSQGLLDLFTLARHFSPEAPTPEALRGKRVVIVGDVLHSRVARSNLWALTACGAEVVLCGPPTLLPEAFADFVLAPPPGQSRDPVAQRGPVRLVRSLEEALPGADAVMTLRLQKERMHQHLLTSLASYHAQYGLSHGQLALCGRPVPVLHPGPVNQGVELTGALLADPQLSLVEEQVRNGIPVRMALLYLLAGGLTAA; encoded by the coding sequence TTGAGCAACTGGAGTCACCGCCATGTGATCGATCTGGCGGCCTTCTCGCTCGCGGACTTCGCCACCGTGCTGGAGCTGGCCCAGCGTTTCCGGGTGATGCCCACCGCTGGCGCGCGCAAGCTGCCGGCCCTGCAGGGCCGGCTGATGACCAGCCTGTTCTTTGAACCCAGCACCCGCACCCGCAGCAGCTTCGAGCTGGCGGCCAAGCGGCTCTCGGCCGATGTCCAGAATTTCGCGCCGTCGTCCAGTTCCCTGAGCAAGGGCGAGAGCCTGCTCGACACCGCCCGCACCTATGTGGCGATGGGGGCCGAACTGCTGGTGGTGCGCCACCGCTGCGCCGGCGTGCCCCAGAGCCTGGCGGAGCAGCTGGACGCTGCCGGTGAGCGGGTGGCGGTGCTCAATGCCGGCGATGGACTGCACAGCCACCCCAGCCAGGGGCTGCTGGATCTGTTCACCCTGGCCCGCCATTTCAGTCCCGAGGCACCCACGCCCGAGGCCCTGCGCGGCAAGCGGGTGGTGATCGTGGGCGATGTGCTGCACTCCCGGGTGGCCCGCTCCAACCTCTGGGCCCTCACCGCCTGCGGGGCGGAGGTGGTGCTCTGTGGTCCGCCCACCCTGCTGCCGGAGGCCTTCGCCGATTTCGTGCTGGCCCCGCCGCCTGGCCAGAGCCGCGACCCCGTGGCCCAGCGCGGCCCGGTGCGGCTGGTGCGCAGCCTGGAGGAGGCCCTGCCCGGCGCCGATGCGGTGATGACATTGCGGCTGCAGAAGGAGCGCATGCACCAGCATCTGCTCACCTCCCTGGCCAGCTATCACGCCCAGTACGGGCTGAGCCATGGGCAACTGGCGCTGTGCGGCCGCCCGGTGCCGGTGTTGCATCCGGGGCCGGTGAACCAGGGCGTTGAGCTCACCGGTGCTCTGTTGGCGGATCCACAGCTGAGCCTGGTGGAGGAACAGGTGCGCAACGGCATTCCGGTGCGCATGGCCCTGCTCTATCTGCTGGCGGGCGGCCTCACAGCAGCTTGA
- the gatC gene encoding Asp-tRNA(Asn)/Glu-tRNA(Gln) amidotransferase subunit GatC, translating into MSKISAEDVRKVAHLARLDLPEEKIATYTGQLERILEYVAHLEAVDTEGVPPTTRAVEVVNVTRDDRIEPTPVRERLLDLAPQREGDFFRVPRILGEQG; encoded by the coding sequence ATGAGCAAGATCAGCGCCGAGGACGTGCGCAAGGTGGCCCATCTGGCCCGCCTTGACCTACCTGAGGAGAAGATCGCCACCTACACCGGCCAGCTGGAGCGGATCCTGGAGTATGTGGCCCACCTGGAAGCGGTGGACACCGAAGGGGTCCCTCCCACCACCCGGGCCGTGGAAGTGGTGAACGTGACCCGGGACGACCGGATCGAGCCCACCCCCGTGCGCGAGCGGCTGCTGGATCTTGCGCCCCAGCGGGAGGGGGATTTCTTCCGGGTGCCCCGCATCCTCGGCGAGCAGGGTTGA